From one Syntrophales bacterium genomic stretch:
- a CDS encoding B12-binding domain-containing radical SAM protein gives MSDFFSWKGKVPFILLVNPRFNGLSEVSPLALESLATPVLEDGFDVHILDMDVGEKEERYEILDCYLETKRPLILGVTCMSNTVGEALKICERAKNRNSDVLTVLGGIHATVLYDEILRDYEVVDVVCRGEGEETFQELVQDIYCGHPPEDVPGLSYRRGKEVIHNPNRPLVRDLGSYPFPAFHLSDSRYYKVRSISSSRGCPNRCTFCSIRRLYGSKVRFEPLEKVLEEIGMLRGMGARRILFTDDNFTSFPERVREICRAITRNFLNQDVEFYAQGRIDDVCRQPLMASWMSEAGFKGLYIGAESGSEEILSLYGKDLQVENIIKGVSYCVEQNLTPVVSFILFGPWDTVDTIRETIRLGCAIFKMGAEIAYTESLIPFPGTPIQETLIRDGKWHEKEWVYYFSSYRELDIDRMYKIFDLARAMVRVTHGADPYFTLRKTFYEFSMLDYLLEGKIPPDYRDWRDNKFYRGNAAMEEAVNMIETALAEIF, from the coding sequence ATGAGCGATTTTTTTTCCTGGAAAGGTAAGGTTCCTTTTATCCTTCTTGTAAATCCCCGGTTCAATGGGTTGTCGGAAGTATCTCCCCTTGCGTTGGAGTCACTTGCCACACCAGTTTTGGAGGACGGATTTGATGTGCACATCCTCGATATGGATGTTGGGGAAAAAGAGGAGCGGTATGAAATTTTGGATTGTTATCTCGAGACGAAGAGGCCGTTGATACTCGGGGTCACATGCATGTCCAACACGGTCGGAGAGGCCTTAAAGATATGCGAGAGAGCTAAAAATAGAAATAGTGACGTTTTGACTGTTTTGGGCGGAATCCATGCCACGGTCCTCTACGATGAGATCCTTAGAGATTATGAAGTTGTGGATGTGGTTTGTCGGGGGGAAGGAGAGGAGACGTTTCAGGAACTTGTACAGGATATCTACTGTGGTCATCCACCCGAAGATGTGCCTGGTTTAAGTTACAGAAGGGGTAAAGAGGTAATACACAATCCCAACCGGCCCCTTGTAAGAGATCTCGGTAGTTATCCTTTCCCTGCTTTTCACCTCTCTGATAGCAGATATTATAAGGTTCGTTCGATTTCCTCCAGCAGAGGTTGTCCTAACCGGTGTACTTTCTGCTCCATCAGAAGACTTTATGGATCTAAAGTGCGCTTTGAACCGCTGGAGAAAGTTTTGGAAGAAATAGGAATGCTAAGAGGTATGGGTGCGCGACGTATCCTTTTTACAGATGACAATTTTACATCTTTCCCTGAAAGGGTTAGGGAAATATGCCGGGCCATTACTAGAAATTTTCTTAATCAAGACGTAGAGTTTTATGCCCAGGGTAGGATTGACGATGTCTGCAGGCAACCTTTAATGGCATCCTGGATGAGCGAAGCAGGTTTCAAAGGCCTTTACATCGGTGCAGAGTCTGGTTCAGAAGAGATACTTTCCCTTTATGGGAAGGATCTTCAAGTGGAGAATATCATAAAAGGTGTAAGTTACTGTGTGGAACAGAATCTAACGCCCGTTGTGAGTTTTATTCTTTTTGGACCCTGGGATACTGTTGATACAATAAGAGAGACGATTCGTCTGGGTTGTGCTATTTTCAAAATGGGTGCTGAAATTGCGTATACTGAGTCTCTTATTCCCTTCCCTGGTACTCCCATTCAGGAAACCCTTATCAGAGATGGAAAATGGCATGAAAAGGAATGGGTCTATTACTTTTCCTCCTATCGAGAATTGGACATCGATCGGATGTATAAAATTTTCGATTTAGCGAGGGCAATGGTGCGGGTGACTCATGGTGCAGATCCTTATTTCACCCTCCGCAAAACATTCTACGAGTTTTCCATGTTGGATTATCTTCTCGAGGGTAAGATCCCGCCAGACTATAGGGACTGGCGAGATAATAAGTTTTACCGGGGGAACGCTGCCATGGAGGAGGCTGTGAATATGATTGAAACGGCATTGGCGGAGATTTTTTAA